The Halorhodospira halophila SL1 genomic sequence GTCGACGGCGCGCGCCGCCGCCTCGGCGCGGTGCAGCAGGGCGACCTTGTCGTCGGCGCTCAGACTCGCCAGCGGATCATCGCCCCGGTAGAGGCCACGCCCGCCCCCCGCACGGAAGGCGGCCAGGCTGCGGCTCTGCCCGCTGCGCGCCACCGCGCCGGCCGCCGAGGAGGCATCGAGCAACGCCTCCAGGCCGATCTCGTCGCAGTAGGCGAAACCGGTCTTCTCGCCGCTGACGGCACGCACCCCGACGCCGCGATCGATACTGTAGCTGCCCTCGCGGACGATGCCGTCCTCCAGCACCCACGCCTCACGTCGAGCGGCCTGGAAGTACAGATCGGCGAAGTCCACCCCCGGGCGCAGCAGCCGGCTGAACACCTGACCGAGCCGGGCCTCATCGAGGGCGGCCGGCGCCAGCAGCTGCGCCTCGGCGTGGTGGAGCGGGTCCCGGGTCGCAGTAGCGGCTTCGGCGTGATTCTTCATGCGGTCACCTACAGCTTGCGGTGAAGGAGTGCCGGGAAACGCTCCCGGATCTCGTGCAGGCGGCTCAGGCTCACCTCCACGGTGATCACCCCGGCGCCGCGTTCCAGGCTCTTCATGACGCGCCCCCAGGGGTCGACCACCATGCTCTCACCGTGGGTCTCGCGGCCGTTGACGTGGTAGCCACCCTGATTCGGCGCCACCATGTAAAAGAGGTTCTCGATGGCCCGGGCGCGGACCAGGATGCTCCAGTGAGCCTCGCCGGTGACAGCGGTGAAGGCCGAGGGTACGGCCACGATCTCCGCACCCTGGTCGGCCAGCTCACGGAACAGTTCCGGGAAGCGCAGATCGTAGCAGACCGCCACCCCCAGCCGTCCGACGGGCGTATCCACGACCAGCGGGGTCGCCCCGGGCTGCTGCGTGTTCGACTCGCGATAGGCTTCACCTGGAGCCACCTCCACATCGAATAGATGAATCTTATCGTAACAGGCCAGGCGGCCCCCGTCCGGACCATAGACCGGGGCCGTCGGCCGGACGCGCTCGGGGCCCTCGCCCTGCAGCGGGATGGTGCCGCCGACCAACACGATCCGGTGGCGCCGCGCCTGTTCGGCGAGGAACGCCTGGATGGGGCCATCGCCGTCGGGTTCGGCGTACTTGAGCTTGTCGGTGTCCTGATAGCCCATGATGGCGAAGTTCTCGGGCAGGACCACCAACTCGGCCCCGGCTGCGGCAGCCTCGCCGATGAGCCGTTCGGCCTCTTGGAGGTTGGCCTCCACATGCGGCCCCGAGGCCATCTGCACCGCCGCCACCCGGTGGCGCCGGGTCTGGCCATTCTCGGAGAGCCCTTTGGCTCGATTAGCGCTGTGTTGCATCCTCGACTCCAAGCCTCATGACGCGGGGCTCGTGCCACGGCCCCGCCACGCGATAGCGCACCGCCGCTGCCCGATCCACACCCTGACCGAGCAATTGGTCGGCCAGAAAGCCGCCGGCGGCACCCACGCCGCCACCGAGCAGCGCCCCAAGCAGCGGCAGCGTTGCCCCCAGACGCGGCTCGACAACGACGTGGTTGTCGTAGACACGCTGCGTCAGATCCATGTTCCCCGATATGGTAACGCGCGCGGCCGGACCCGCGATGCGCAGGTCGTCGACGTGGGCGTAACCGCCGGCGGCGGTGATCCGTCCGCTGATCCGATCAAAGGCGAACCCCTCCCCGGAGAGGTCGGCGAAGTCGAGCAGGATCCGCCGCGGCAGCATGCGCAGCCCCAGCAGACCCACCAGGCGGCCAGCGCCCGGGTCCACATCGGTGATGCGTCCGTCGTTCATGCGCACCCGCACGGCGCCAACCAGGTCAGCCAGCTCCACCCCCCAGGGGGCCTGCGGCCAGCCGAGTTCGGCGGAGATGTCGACATCGGCCACCGTGACCGCGCGCGGCGCCTGCAGCAGCCCGAACAGATCCCCCGCATCGCCGCTGCGCAGCCGCCCGCGCAGCGCCGTACCGGTGGAGCGCCACTCCCCGCTGGTAACCAAGTGGAGCGTCGGCCCGCGGATACTGGCCTCGTCCAGGTATAGCACCTCCCCACGGGGGCGCAGACGCACCCGCCCGACACCGGCGACACGACCGGCGAGACGCACACTGGCGATGTCGACGTCCACCTCGGGCCAGGCCGCCGCCGCGGGCGTCCCCATGCGCGGCCGGGGATCGGCCAGCGCCGGCCCGGCGTCCGGTGCCCGCCGCGGCACCGGCAGATCCAGGTGATCGAGATCGGCCCGGACCCTCTGCAGCGCCTCGTCCCAGGTCACCTGCCCGCTGACCAGGTCCCCCCGCAGCGCCAGCTGACCCGGTTGATCGGCGGGCCAGTCCGCCGCCAGAGTCTGATCGCCGTAGCCCCGCCCCCCCAGGGTCAGATCGCCGATACGCAGATGACCGCGCAGCGGCAGGGGCGGCAACCAGTGCGACGCCGAGGCCTCCATCCGGGACAGACCTTCACCCAGGCGCGCGATCAACCAGCGGCGCCAGACGTCGGCATCGAGCTGCTCCAGTCGGCCCTCGATGACGCTCCCCCGGCTCGGCAGCCGCAGCGCGCCGGCCCCGAGGCGCATCGCCAGGGCCTGCGGCAGGCCGTCTTCGTCGGCCGCGGCCCCGGCGCGCAGCAACTCGTCACCGTAGTGCAACCAGTACGACTCCAGGCCGCGGGCCGAGAATCCCACATCCACCTGCACATCGCGACGCTCGTCGGGCTGGACACCGAACGGCGCCGGCAGATCCAGCCCCACCCCCTGGAGGCCCGAGCGCACCCGCAGGCTGACCTCCGGCGGCTGCAGATGCGGCTGAAAGGCCGGCAGGCGAGCCCGGACCGCCCAGGGGGCCGCCCCGCTGAGCCAGGCCGGATCGTCCGCGACCCCCTCCAGCAGGCTACCCGGGGAGCCGTGTCCGGCGGCATCCAAGAGGATGCGCGACTGCCCCCCCACCGAGGCGGTGGTGACCCCGATGGTCACCGGCTCCCCGCCCCAGCGACCGTGTAGCCCCTCCGCGCTGTGCACCCCCCGGGCATCGAAGCCCAGGGCACCGACCAGGGCCTCGGTACGCACCCAGGAGTCGATCCCAGCCTCGACGCCGTCAAGCTGGACGCGCCCATCGAGCAGCAGGGTCTCGGGGTGGGCCATCTCCAGCGGCAGGGCGAAGTCCAGGTCGAGGCTCATCGGGCCACTGGCGTACAGCGGCACCGGATCCCCGATCCAGTCGCGCCCCAGCGGCGAGCCGGCGAGGAAGCCCAGACCGCCGGCGGCATCCCCCTCGCCGCGGCCGCGGACGGTCAGGATGGGTTCGCGCAGATCGTCGATGCCCACTGCCACGTCGCGCAGGTCCACGCCGTTGGTCACACCGCGTCCGGTGATGGTCATGCTGGCGTTGTGGAAGCGCAGGCCCGCGTCGATCCCGGTCAGCCGAGGCCAGCTACGGTCGTAGCGCAGCTGGGCGTCGCTCACCCTGGCGCGGACGTCGAAGACCCCCTCGCCGCCGTCGAAGGGGAAGCGGTCGGGGCGGCCGAAGAACAGCACCTCGATCCCGTGGGCGGTGCCGTCGAGCAGGCCATCCTCGAGCCACTCCACCACCGCCGGCGGCGTGATCCCAGTGGGGACGTAGGCCGGTACCCGTTCAACAGGGGCCTCATCGGCGCTGGCGCGAATGAACAGCCGCGGCGTGTCGCCATCGCCCCCGGTGATCGACCCGCGGCCGCGGGCCCGGGTATCCGTGTTCTCGGCGACGACCCGCGGCAGGCGGAGCGACCAGCGCCCGCCGGGCTGCCAGCTGCCGACGAGCTGGGCCTCGGCCTGCTCCACGGCGATGGCCTCGGCAAACAGCCAGGGCAGATCGACCGCGGTCTCCGCGGCATCGAGCTCGGCCACCCACGCGCGGCCCGCGAAACGGGCCGTCGCCGACAGGTTGTCGAACCCCGGTGCCGGGCGTCGCGGCTCCATGCCCAGGGCGTTGGCCCGCAGGGCGCCGTGGGCGGCATCCGCCCGACCGTCCGCCCACTCCAGCCAGAGCTGGCCGTCGAGCGTCCCGGCCGCCCAGGTCTCGGCCAAGGCCGCCGCCCACGGCGCCACCGCAACCTCGTCGAGGGCCGCGTAAACGGTGGCCGAGCCGGGATCCCCCCGGGGCAGTCGCGCAGCGAGCTGCACCCCCCGGCCCAGCCCGGCACTCCCCTCAACACTGCGCAGCCCCAACTGCAGGGCCTCGGCACTGCGCCGGCCGGCGATATCGAAGCGGGCGCTCTCCAGCGCCGCACCGCGGCGGGGGATCAACTCCAGCGCAGCGTCAGCCACCGCCAAGCGGCGGGGCATCTGATCCAGATCCAGCCGGGGCTCGCCACCCTCCCCGCCGGGCGTCAACCCCGGCAGCGACCAGCCGTGCCGATCCGCCACCAGGGTAGCGCGCACGCCCGCCGCCGAGGCGGCGGCCCAGCGTGGCGCCCCGGCACGCAGGCTCTCCAGCGGAGCCGGCGTCAGGGTGGCCCGCTCCAGGGTGATGGACGCCTCGTCACCAACCCGCACACCGTGCAGCTCGATCCCCGGCCATACCCCCCGCCAGGCGAGTTCGGCGCGCTCCACCGTCACCGGAGCCTCAAGGGCCTGGCTGGCCAGCCGTTCAACCGGGGATGTCAGTGGGGGCGCCAGCCAGACGAGCAGACGCAGGGCGACCGCGCCGGCCAGCGCGACCAGGAGCACCGGACGCAGGCCACGCAGCACGCGCAGGCCGAAGCGGCGCATCGAAGGAGCCATGACGGCGGATTATACGGGAATCACGTCGTACTGGTCGGCCACGTAGAGGGACTCGACCTGCAGCTCGATGGGCCGCTCGATGAACTCTTCAAGCTGCGCCAGGCTGGTCGACTCCTCGTCAAGGAGCACCTCCACCACCGACGGGGCGGCGAGCACGATCACCCGTTGGGACTCGAACTGGCGCACCTCGCGCAGAATCTCGCGGAAGATCTCGTAGACCACGGTCTCGGCGCTCTTCACCGTGCCGCGGCCGCGGCAGGTGGGACACGGCTCGCAGGTGACCTGCTCGAGGCTCTCACGGGTGCGCTTGCGGGTCATCTCCACCAGCCCCAGCGAGGAGACCGCACCGATCTGGGTCTTGGCGTGATCGCGCTCGAGGGCTTTCTCCAGGGCCCGCAAAACCTGGCGCCGGTGCTCGGCATCGGTCATATCGATGAAGTCGACGATGATGATCCCGCCGAGATTGCGCAGACGCAGCTGCCGGGCGATGGCCTGGGCGGCCTCGAGGTTGGTCTTGAAGATGGTCTCGTCGACGTTACGGTTACCGACGAAACCGCCGGTGTTCACGTCGATGGTGGTCATCGCCTCGGTCTGGTCGATGATCAGATGCCCGCCGGACTTTAGATCCACCCGGCGCGACAGGGCCCGCTCGATCTCCTCCTCGACGCCGTAGAGATCGAAGATCGGCCGCTCACCGGCGTAGAGCTCCACCCGCTCGGCGATGTGGGGCAGCAGATCCTTGCAGAAGTCGCCCAGGCGCAGGTACCCCTCACGGGAGTCCACGCGCACCCGCTCCAGATCGCGGGTCGCCAGATCGCGCAGGGCGCGCAGCAGCAACGGCAGATCCTCGTGGACCAGGGTGCCGGGCTGCGCCTCGCCGGCGCGCCGGCGGATGCTCTCCCAAAGCCGCACCAGGAAGTCGTGGTCGGCCCGCAGGGCCTCCCCGGAGGCCCCCTCGGCCGCGGTGCGAAAGATCAGCCCCGCCTCGCCCCGCTCGGCGTCGAACCCCTGGGCCACCCCGCGCAACCGCTCGCGCTCGGCCTCCTCCTCGATCCGTGCCGAGACCCCCACCCCGCAGGAGTGAGGGGTGAGCACCAGGTAGCGCGAGGGCACGGTGATCTGGGTGGTGAGCCGGGCGCCCTTGTTGCCGATCGGATCCTTGATGACCTGCACCAGCAGGGCCTGCTGCTCGCGCAGCAGGCGGTCGATGGGGGGCGGGGGGCCTCCCGAGTCCCGCTGCAGGTCCGAGACGTGGAGGAAGGCGGTGCGCTCCAGCCCGGCATCGACGAACGCGGCCTGCATCCCGGGCAGGACCCGCCGCACCTGGCCCAGGTAGATGTTCCCCACCAGCCCGCGGCGCCGGGCACGCTCCAGGTGGACCTCCTGGAGGACACCGTTTTCGACCAACGCCACCCGCGTCTCGCGGGGCGTCAGGTTGATGAGGATCTCCTGGCTCACACGGGCCTACCAGCGCTCGCGCCAGGGGATCTCCAGCTTATCGAGCAGGAGCGTGGTCTCGTAAAGCGGCAGCCCCATGACCCCGGTGTAGCTGCCCTCCAGGTGTTCGACGAAGACCCCGCCGCGCCCCTGGATGGCGTAGGCCCCGGCCTTGTCGACCGGCTCGCCGCTGGCCCAGTAGCGGGCCCGCTCCTCGGCGGTGATCTCGCGCAGGGTCACCTCGCTGACTGACAGCCGGGTTGCCTCGCGGTCGTCGACCAGTGCCACCCCAGTCACCACCCGGTGGGTCTGAGCCGACAGGCGCTCGAGCATACCGTGGGCCTCGGCCTCGCTGCCGGGCTTGCCGAAGATCTCACCATCGAGGACCACCGCGGTGTCTGCGCCGAGCGCCGGCGCCTGCTGCTCGGCGGCGGCGTAGCCGCGCCGGGCCTTCTCCAGGGCCATGCGCAGGACGAACATCTCGGCGCCCTCGCCGGGCTCGGGGGTTTCGTCGACGGCCACCGGCAGGGTGTGATAACCGATGCCGATGCGCTCGAGCAGCTCGCGTCGGCGGGGCGACCCGGATGCGAGAATGATGTAAGGCTCCATTTCCCTAGACCTTGTGGCGGTGCGTCACGATCGATGATACGGATGGCCGCTGAGCAGCGTCCAGGCACGATAGACCTGCTCGGCCACCAGCACCCGCACCAGCATGTGCGGTAACGTCAGTGGCGACAGCGACCAGCAGGCGTCGGCGCGCTGGCGCACCGCATCGCTCAGCCCGTCGGCCCCGCCGATGATGAACGCGACCTCGCCGCCCTCATGGCTCCAGCGCTCCAGGCTGCGGGCCCACTGCCGGGTGTCCCGCGGCGTGCCGCCCTCGTCCAGGGCCACACAGACCGCCCGCGAGGGCAACGCGCGCAGCAGGCGCTCGCCCTCGCGCTCACGGGCCTGTGGGTCGTCATTCCCGCGCCCGCCGGCGCCAACCTCGTGCAGCTCCAGCCGCCACCCCTTGCCCAGGCGCTGGGCGTAGGTCTCGTGACCGTCGCGCACCCAGCGCGGCGGTTTGTGGCCTACTGCGACGAGGTGGATGCGCAC encodes the following:
- a CDS encoding carbon-nitrogen hydrolase family protein, with protein sequence MQHSANRAKGLSENGQTRRHRVAAVQMASGPHVEANLQEAERLIGEAAAAGAELVVLPENFAIMGYQDTDKLKYAEPDGDGPIQAFLAEQARRHRIVLVGGTIPLQGEGPERVRPTAPVYGPDGGRLACYDKIHLFDVEVAPGEAYRESNTQQPGATPLVVDTPVGRLGVAVCYDLRFPELFRELADQGAEIVAVPSAFTAVTGEAHWSILVRARAIENLFYMVAPNQGGYHVNGRETHGESMVVDPWGRVMKSLERGAGVITVEVSLSRLHEIRERFPALLHRKL
- the rng gene encoding ribonuclease G, which gives rise to MSQEILINLTPRETRVALVENGVLQEVHLERARRRGLVGNIYLGQVRRVLPGMQAAFVDAGLERTAFLHVSDLQRDSGGPPPPIDRLLREQQALLVQVIKDPIGNKGARLTTQITVPSRYLVLTPHSCGVGVSARIEEEAERERLRGVAQGFDAERGEAGLIFRTAAEGASGEALRADHDFLVRLWESIRRRAGEAQPGTLVHEDLPLLLRALRDLATRDLERVRVDSREGYLRLGDFCKDLLPHIAERVELYAGERPIFDLYGVEEEIERALSRRVDLKSGGHLIIDQTEAMTTIDVNTGGFVGNRNVDETIFKTNLEAAQAIARQLRLRNLGGIIIVDFIDMTDAEHRRQVLRALEKALERDHAKTQIGAVSSLGLVEMTRKRTRESLEQVTCEPCPTCRGRGTVKSAETVVYEIFREILREVRQFESQRVIVLAAPSVVEVLLDEESTSLAQLEEFIERPIELQVESLYVADQYDVIPV
- the rlmH gene encoding 23S rRNA (pseudouridine(1915)-N(3))-methyltransferase RlmH; the protein is MRIHLVAVGHKPPRWVRDGHETYAQRLGKGWRLELHEVGAGGRGNDDPQAREREGERLLRALPSRAVCVALDEGGTPRDTRQWARSLERWSHEGGEVAFIIGGADGLSDAVRQRADACWSLSPLTLPHMLVRVLVAEQVYRAWTLLSGHPYHRS
- a CDS encoding Maf family protein, giving the protein MEPYIILASGSPRRRELLERIGIGYHTLPVAVDETPEPGEGAEMFVLRMALEKARRGYAAAEQQAPALGADTAVVLDGEIFGKPGSEAEAHGMLERLSAQTHRVVTGVALVDDREATRLSVSEVTLREITAEERARYWASGEPVDKAGAYAIQGRGGVFVEHLEGSYTGVMGLPLYETTLLLDKLEIPWRERW
- a CDS encoding YhdP family protein, whose amino-acid sequence is MAPSMRRFGLRVLRGLRPVLLVALAGAVALRLLVWLAPPLTSPVERLASQALEAPVTVERAELAWRGVWPGIELHGVRVGDEASITLERATLTPAPLESLRAGAPRWAAASAAGVRATLVADRHGWSLPGLTPGGEGGEPRLDLDQMPRRLAVADAALELIPRRGAALESARFDIAGRRSAEALQLGLRSVEGSAGLGRGVQLAARLPRGDPGSATVYAALDEVAVAPWAAALAETWAAGTLDGQLWLEWADGRADAAHGALRANALGMEPRRPAPGFDNLSATARFAGRAWVAELDAAETAVDLPWLFAEAIAVEQAEAQLVGSWQPGGRWSLRLPRVVAENTDTRARGRGSITGGDGDTPRLFIRASADEAPVERVPAYVPTGITPPAVVEWLEDGLLDGTAHGIEVLFFGRPDRFPFDGGEGVFDVRARVSDAQLRYDRSWPRLTGIDAGLRFHNASMTITGRGVTNGVDLRDVAVGIDDLREPILTVRGRGEGDAAGGLGFLAGSPLGRDWIGDPVPLYASGPMSLDLDFALPLEMAHPETLLLDGRVQLDGVEAGIDSWVRTEALVGALGFDARGVHSAEGLHGRWGGEPVTIGVTTASVGGQSRILLDAAGHGSPGSLLEGVADDPAWLSGAAPWAVRARLPAFQPHLQPPEVSLRVRSGLQGVGLDLPAPFGVQPDERRDVQVDVGFSARGLESYWLHYGDELLRAGAAADEDGLPQALAMRLGAGALRLPSRGSVIEGRLEQLDADVWRRWLIARLGEGLSRMEASASHWLPPLPLRGHLRIGDLTLGGRGYGDQTLAADWPADQPGQLALRGDLVSGQVTWDEALQRVRADLDHLDLPVPRRAPDAGPALADPRPRMGTPAAAAWPEVDVDIASVRLAGRVAGVGRVRLRPRGEVLYLDEASIRGPTLHLVTSGEWRSTGTALRGRLRSGDAGDLFGLLQAPRAVTVADVDISAELGWPQAPWGVELADLVGAVRVRMNDGRITDVDPGAGRLVGLLGLRMLPRRILLDFADLSGEGFAFDRISGRITAAGGYAHVDDLRIAGPAARVTISGNMDLTQRVYDNHVVVEPRLGATLPLLGALLGGGVGAAGGFLADQLLGQGVDRAAAVRYRVAGPWHEPRVMRLGVEDATQR